Proteins from a genomic interval of Fimbriimonadaceae bacterium:
- a CDS encoding branched-chain amino acid ABC transporter permease has product MAGLDFAGLPQQLINGILLGGIYALLALGYTMVYGVLRLINFAHGEVFMLGAYTSLFVSWALGFTPEALMKGDKVSNPMNLLLMILCSMAVCAVVGVIIELLAYRPMRGSSRIASLITAIGVSLLLQYGGQLFLPTSPPPSISDKVNPYRGAFEIPLKSAEPALVADLAKSRAEVKAAQADMDRLQISRFDTDLTPEKKAVKDKLEASETKARDLTAKVNDASVKIVLRHGQLIMLGSTIVLMLLLRHLVLKTPVGRAMRAVSHDFDSASLMGVNVNKIVTLTFLIGSSLAGAGAMMYATLGDSPSLTTFYGALPGVKAFVAAVLGGIGNIPGAVLGGLLMGLAENLVVWAGYSQYKDAVAFVILIVVLLLRPGGLMGSSKVEKV; this is encoded by the coding sequence GTGGCAGGCCTCGATTTCGCCGGCCTGCCACAGCAATTGATTAACGGGATCCTGCTCGGCGGGATCTATGCGCTGCTCGCCCTCGGTTACACGATGGTCTACGGCGTCTTGCGACTGATCAACTTCGCCCACGGCGAAGTTTTTATGTTGGGCGCTTACACCTCGCTCTTCGTCTCATGGGCCCTCGGCTTCACGCCGGAGGCCCTGATGAAGGGGGACAAGGTGTCCAACCCGATGAACCTGCTGTTGATGATCCTCTGCTCGATGGCGGTGTGCGCCGTGGTCGGTGTGATCATCGAGCTCCTTGCGTATCGCCCGATGCGGGGAAGTTCCCGCATCGCCTCCCTCATCACCGCGATCGGCGTCTCGCTCCTGTTGCAATACGGTGGTCAACTCTTTCTGCCCACCTCGCCCCCGCCGAGCATCAGTGACAAGGTCAACCCCTATCGTGGCGCCTTTGAGATCCCCCTTAAGTCAGCGGAACCTGCTCTCGTCGCCGACCTGGCCAAAAGCCGCGCGGAAGTCAAGGCCGCCCAGGCCGACATGGACCGGCTTCAGATCAGCCGCTTCGACACGGACTTGACTCCGGAGAAGAAGGCGGTCAAAGACAAGCTTGAGGCCAGCGAGACCAAGGCGCGCGACCTGACCGCCAAGGTCAACGACGCCTCGGTCAAGATCGTCCTGCGGCATGGCCAGCTGATCATGCTGGGATCGACGATCGTCCTCATGCTCTTGCTGCGGCACCTTGTCCTTAAGACCCCGGTCGGGCGGGCCATGCGGGCGGTCTCCCATGACTTTGACTCGGCGTCCCTCATGGGGGTCAACGTCAACAAGATCGTCACCCTGACCTTTTTGATCGGCTCGTCTCTGGCCGGAGCGGGGGCGATGATGTACGCCACTTTGGGCGACAGTCCGTCGCTCACCACGTTTTACGGAGCCCTCCCGGGTGTCAAGGCCTTTGTCGCCGCCGTGTTGGGCGGTATCGGCAACATCCCGGGTGCGGTGCTCGGCGGTCTGCTCATGGGTTTGGCTGAGAACCTGGTCGTCTGGGCTGGCTATAGCCAGTACAAGGACGCCGTCGCGTTCGTGATCCTGATCGTCGTCCTGTTGCTACGTCCCGGTGGACTCATGGGGTCCAGCAAGGTGGAGAAGGTCTGA
- a CDS encoding branched-chain amino acid ABC transporter permease, producing the protein MFYLKRLGWILVAIAACAGVEVLVTSGANHDYIYRMFVLAGLYVTLSVSLNLINGITGQFSVGHAAFYQVGAYAAGFLAVQHFNGFASNSLVKQLSHIGVNATWTVQALWLVLMIIVGAAVAAVAGFVVGLPSLRLKGDYLAIVTLGFGEIIRIVCQNQPALGGAYGMKVEPRISAMTMVWILAVLCIAVCRNLLKSAHGLPFLAVREDEVASAAMGVDVTKVKVTAFVVGAAFAGAAGALLGHFEGFVSPQMFKMEVSFLILTMVVLGGTGSITGSTFGALLLFGIPEWLRQIEDKNHNPILVSAGTMLSFTLFLLVAVAIVRHLILNDHSERKIKAAKIVGVFAGALVAQWVFGIVLNLVPALHNKAWPYADLRWAILAMTLIVLMLLRPQGVFAQHEFSPAKFFKRKTEGAAA; encoded by the coding sequence GTGTTCTATCTCAAGCGCCTTGGTTGGATACTTGTCGCCATCGCGGCCTGCGCCGGGGTCGAGGTGCTGGTCACGAGCGGGGCCAACCACGACTACATCTACCGGATGTTCGTCTTGGCCGGGCTCTACGTGACCCTGTCAGTCAGCTTGAACCTGATCAACGGTATCACGGGCCAGTTCAGCGTCGGCCACGCCGCCTTCTACCAAGTCGGCGCCTACGCGGCCGGGTTCTTGGCCGTCCAGCACTTCAACGGCTTTGCCTCCAACAGCTTGGTCAAGCAGCTGTCCCACATCGGGGTGAACGCGACATGGACCGTCCAGGCGCTCTGGCTGGTCCTCATGATCATCGTCGGGGCGGCGGTCGCCGCCGTGGCCGGCTTCGTCGTCGGCCTGCCGTCGTTGCGCCTCAAGGGTGACTACCTGGCCATCGTGACCTTGGGGTTCGGCGAGATCATCCGCATCGTCTGCCAGAACCAACCCGCTTTGGGCGGTGCGTACGGCATGAAGGTCGAGCCGAGGATCAGTGCCATGACGATGGTCTGGATTCTTGCCGTCCTGTGCATCGCCGTCTGCCGAAACTTGCTTAAATCGGCGCACGGCCTACCGTTTCTCGCCGTTCGTGAAGACGAAGTTGCCAGCGCGGCGATGGGCGTGGACGTGACCAAGGTCAAAGTCACTGCCTTCGTCGTCGGGGCGGCCTTTGCCGGTGCAGCTGGCGCGCTGCTAGGCCACTTTGAGGGATTTGTCAGCCCTCAAATGTTTAAGATGGAGGTCTCTTTCCTTATCTTAACCATGGTCGTGCTCGGCGGTACCGGTTCGATCACGGGGTCGACGTTTGGTGCGCTCTTGCTGTTCGGTATCCCCGAGTGGCTGCGGCAGATCGAGGATAAGAACCACAACCCGATCTTGGTCTCGGCGGGGACCATGCTCAGCTTCACCCTGTTCCTCCTCGTCGCGGTCGCGATCGTCCGGCACCTGATCCTCAACGACCACAGCGAAAGGAAGATCAAGGCGGCAAAGATCGTCGGCGTCTTTGCCGGGGCACTGGTGGCCCAATGGGTCTTCGGCATTGTCTTGAACCTGGTGCCCGCCCTGCACAACAAGGCGTGGCCCTATGCCGACCTCAGGTGGGCGATCTTGGCGATGACGTTGATCGTTCTCATGCTCCTGCGTCCGCAGGGGGTCTTTGCCCAGCACGAGTTTTCACCGGCTAAGTTCTTCAAGCGCAAGACGGAAGGGGCGGCGGCGTGA
- a CDS encoding ABC transporter ATP-binding protein codes for MQFGGLIAVNQVSFELDKGDLFGLIGPNGAGKTTCFNLITGVYKPTGGHIYFNGREITGTPANKIASLGICRTFQNIRLFPELSVLDNVVVGAFLRHKTGLGSALAYLPSAIRETESLRAEAMELLKVVNLDDVAHARSADLPYGKQRRLEIARAMATQPSLLLLDEPAAGMNPQEKDDLANVVRRIRDEFDKTVLLIEHDMRFVMGLCERIVVLDRGEEIAAGPPEAIRSNPKVIEAYLGEAV; via the coding sequence ATCCAGTTTGGCGGGCTCATCGCGGTCAACCAGGTGTCCTTTGAACTGGACAAGGGCGACCTCTTCGGCCTGATCGGCCCGAACGGGGCCGGGAAAACGACGTGCTTCAACCTGATCACCGGGGTCTACAAGCCTACAGGCGGGCACATCTATTTCAACGGTCGCGAGATCACGGGCACACCGGCGAACAAGATCGCTTCACTCGGCATCTGCCGCACGTTCCAAAACATCCGGCTCTTCCCCGAGCTCAGCGTCCTGGACAACGTCGTCGTCGGGGCGTTCTTGAGGCACAAGACGGGCTTGGGCAGTGCCTTGGCTTACCTGCCCTCCGCGATCCGGGAGACCGAGTCCTTGCGGGCGGAGGCCATGGAACTCCTGAAGGTCGTCAACCTGGACGACGTCGCCCATGCCCGCAGTGCGGACTTGCCTTACGGCAAGCAACGCCGACTGGAGATCGCCCGCGCCATGGCGACCCAGCCTTCGCTCCTGCTCTTGGACGAGCCGGCCGCAGGCATGAACCCGCAGGAAAAGGACGACTTGGCCAACGTGGTCCGACGGATTCGAGACGAGTTCGACAAGACCGTGTTGCTCATTGAGCACGACATGCGGTTCGTGATGGGCCTCTGCGAACGGATAGTCGTCCTCGATCGGGGCGAGGAGATCGCCGCGGGCCCGCCTGAGGCGATCCGGTCGAACCCCAAGGTCATCGAGGCGTATCTCGGCGAAGCGGTCTGA
- a CDS encoding inorganic diphosphatase gives MSLLDVPIGPNAPHEVNVVIEIPKFSTNKYELDPDLGVMRLDRVLYSPLFYPVDYGYIPQTKYLDGDPVDVLVLIVHPTYPGVVVEAKPVGVLRMVDSGLPDEKILCVATKDPRFRTREGLADINPHTLDEIVHFFEVYKHLENKSVEVEGWEGPEKAREIIQKFRLDK, from the coding sequence ATGTCCCTGCTGGACGTGCCGATCGGCCCCAACGCCCCTCACGAAGTCAACGTCGTCATCGAGATTCCCAAATTCTCGACCAACAAGTACGAACTCGACCCCGACCTGGGCGTGATGAGGCTGGACCGGGTCCTCTACTCCCCCCTGTTCTATCCCGTCGACTACGGATACATTCCCCAGACGAAGTATCTGGACGGCGACCCGGTGGACGTCTTGGTCCTCATCGTCCACCCCACCTACCCGGGCGTCGTCGTCGAAGCCAAGCCAGTCGGCGTGCTCCGCATGGTCGATAGCGGCCTGCCCGACGAGAAGATCCTTTGTGTCGCGACCAAGGACCCCCGGTTCCGTACCCGTGAGGGACTCGCCGACATCAACCCGCATACCCTTGACGAGATCGTCCACTTCTTCGAGGTCTACAAGCACTTGGAGAACAAGTCAGTGGAAGTCGAAGGCTGGGAAGGGCCCGAGAAGGCCCGCGAGATCATCCAGAAGTTCCGCTTGGACAAGTAG
- the miaB gene encoding tRNA (N6-isopentenyl adenosine(37)-C2)-methylthiotransferase MiaB has translation MPDSLLLRPNALARSVPSKPLHGTYFVQTWGCQMNVEDSEQIAAYLEGIGLRPAKDLRQAQVVVLNTCSVRKKPEDKAFSMLGEIRYLKEARPDMVVGVAGCMAQVRADEIRARNPHVDFVVGTAQVAAIPGLVEEALQARRFQKRLDLPERKGAVVTDLPRRQVSRVGKLKAFVPIQYGCDKFCSFCIVPTTRGRERSRPTDQIVEEVAALAARGTKEVTLLGQTVNSYGKNLAEGRVPFSRLLRLVADVPGIERVRYTSPYPRDFKEDVIKAVRDVPQVMEHCHMPLQAGDDNLLKRMKRLYSVEGFRQIVHELRAAVPGIGITTDVIVGFPGETEEEFEGTLAAMREFRFDGAFMFRYSPRPHTPAASLPQVPFAVSKARLDKLIETQTAITLEINEAQVGRTFEVLVEGPSPKNKGLLQGYSRCFRMLHFPGPAELAGQTVEVTAKRHHLWGLVGELA, from the coding sequence ATGCCTGACAGTCTTTTGCTCCGACCAAATGCCCTGGCAAGGAGCGTGCCGAGCAAACCCCTTCACGGCACTTACTTCGTCCAGACCTGGGGTTGCCAGATGAACGTCGAGGACAGCGAGCAGATCGCCGCGTACCTTGAAGGCATCGGTCTACGCCCCGCCAAAGACCTCCGCCAAGCCCAGGTCGTGGTGCTTAACACGTGCAGCGTCCGCAAGAAGCCGGAGGACAAGGCGTTCTCGATGCTCGGCGAAATCAGGTATTTGAAGGAGGCCCGGCCCGACATGGTCGTCGGCGTCGCCGGATGCATGGCCCAAGTTCGCGCCGACGAGATCCGCGCCCGCAACCCCCATGTCGACTTCGTCGTCGGCACCGCCCAAGTCGCCGCCATCCCCGGCTTGGTGGAGGAAGCCCTCCAGGCCCGCCGGTTTCAAAAGCGTCTGGACCTCCCCGAACGCAAGGGAGCCGTCGTCACCGACCTTCCCCGCCGCCAGGTTTCCCGCGTAGGCAAACTCAAGGCGTTCGTGCCCATCCAATATGGTTGCGACAAGTTCTGCTCGTTTTGCATCGTCCCCACCACGCGGGGCCGCGAACGCAGCCGGCCGACCGACCAGATCGTCGAAGAGGTCGCCGCCCTCGCCGCCCGGGGCACAAAGGAGGTGACCCTCCTGGGCCAGACCGTCAACAGCTACGGCAAGAACTTGGCCGAGGGTCGGGTGCCCTTCAGCCGGCTGCTCCGCCTTGTCGCCGACGTCCCCGGTATCGAGCGGGTCCGGTACACCTCGCCCTACCCGCGCGACTTCAAGGAAGACGTCATCAAAGCCGTCCGCGACGTGCCGCAGGTCATGGAGCATTGCCACATGCCCCTTCAGGCAGGTGACGACAACCTGCTCAAGCGGATGAAGCGGTTGTACAGCGTCGAAGGGTTCCGGCAGATCGTCCACGAACTGAGGGCCGCCGTGCCTGGCATCGGCATCACGACCGACGTGATCGTCGGCTTCCCGGGCGAGACAGAGGAAGAGTTCGAGGGCACCCTGGCCGCGATGCGCGAGTTCCGGTTCGACGGCGCCTTCATGTTCCGCTACTCACCACGGCCCCACACCCCGGCGGCCAGCCTGCCCCAGGTGCCGTTCGCGGTGTCCAAGGCCCGCTTGGACAAGTTGATCGAGACCCAGACGGCGATCACCCTGGAGATCAACGAGGCACAGGTCGGTCGGACGTTCGAGGTGCTTGTCGAGGGGCCGTCACCCAAGAACAAAGGGCTCCTGCAGGGCTACAGCCGGTGCTTCCGGATGCTCCACTTCCCCGGTCCGGCCGAACTCGCCGGCCAGACGGTCGAGGTGACGGCGAAGCGTCACCACCTCTGGGGTCTGGTCGGCGAACTTGCCTGA
- a CDS encoding vitamin K epoxide reductase family protein gives MLAVWTNRVTTVLAWVGVFIAGTLTIAHFGHIVPPCSGNDHGCAIVQSSKQASFMGVPVALLGLFAYAVLAAMAAIRIKSPDQWKTLAMRGLVISGLGTGFSAYLTWIAFTELHAACQWCLSSLGVMTALFLSHGLLVQAGEPGEIKPRSEWTTFGVAGIVALGAIGGMVTQMKSMSAILASKIDVHGTTVEAILGRPEQIQGNADAKVTLVEFADYNCPACRQAAVTVTKLYTRYGGKLKWAYRHLPLPNLKGHETSMLAARIAEVAADQGKFWKYTEIVLDPANTEKVKSESGLMAIAQQAGVDMADLNKRLQDPADKLNDQVAEDMDIAMNKLKSNTTPTLLLIVEGRAPVAVGADQLESTLKGEPFASLLK, from the coding sequence GTGCTTGCTGTTTGGACCAACCGAGTCACGACTGTCCTCGCGTGGGTCGGCGTGTTCATCGCCGGCACCTTGACCATCGCGCACTTTGGCCACATCGTGCCGCCCTGTTCGGGCAACGACCATGGTTGCGCCATCGTGCAGTCGTCGAAGCAGGCGTCGTTCATGGGGGTGCCCGTGGCTCTCTTGGGCCTCTTTGCGTACGCTGTCCTCGCCGCCATGGCGGCGATCCGGATCAAGTCGCCCGACCAGTGGAAGACGCTGGCCATGCGCGGCCTGGTCATCAGTGGACTGGGCACCGGGTTCAGTGCCTACCTGACTTGGATCGCGTTCACGGAACTTCATGCCGCGTGCCAGTGGTGCTTGTCGTCGCTGGGGGTCATGACGGCCCTGTTCCTCAGCCACGGGCTCTTGGTGCAGGCGGGTGAACCGGGTGAGATCAAGCCGAGGAGCGAGTGGACGACATTTGGCGTCGCCGGGATCGTCGCCCTTGGCGCCATCGGTGGGATGGTGACGCAGATGAAGTCGATGTCTGCCATCCTCGCGAGCAAGATCGACGTCCACGGGACGACGGTCGAGGCGATTTTGGGTCGCCCCGAGCAGATCCAGGGGAACGCCGACGCCAAGGTCACCCTGGTCGAGTTCGCCGACTATAACTGCCCGGCCTGTCGTCAGGCCGCGGTGACGGTGACCAAACTCTACACCCGGTACGGCGGCAAACTGAAGTGGGCGTACCGCCACTTGCCCCTGCCTAACCTGAAAGGGCACGAGACGAGCATGTTGGCCGCCCGGATCGCCGAAGTCGCGGCCGACCAAGGCAAGTTCTGGAAGTACACCGAGATCGTCCTTGACCCCGCCAACACGGAAAAGGTCAAGAGCGAGTCGGGGCTCATGGCCATCGCCCAGCAGGCCGGTGTCGACATGGCCGACCTGAACAAGCGGTTGCAAGACCCCGCCGACAAGCTGAACGACCAAGTTGCCGAGGACATGGACATCGCGATGAACAAGCTGAAGTCCAACACGACCCCGACCTTGCTCCTCATTGTCGAAGGCCGCGCGCCGGTGGCGGTGGGCGCCGACCAATTGGAGAGCACCCTGAAGGGCGAACCTTTCGCGTCGCTCTTGAAGTAA
- the mnmA gene encoding tRNA 2-thiouridine(34) synthase MnmA, protein MASTKPTVCVAMSGGVDSSVVALLLKQRGYDVVGVTMQIWQESQRDPRHAGCCSLGAVEDARRVARLLGIPHYVVNFQDAFRETVIDEFIQEYGEGRTPNPCVTCNKKVKFEALLKKAAELGCDKLATGHYARVRQRDGRWNLLASRGGKKDQSYVLYAMTQEQLSRVWFPLGELGDKAETRRLAREAGLGVADKPDSQEICFVSDAGGYKEFLKNTRPELFSEGEVVDTAGNVLARHDGVVGFTVGQRRGLGFAAGKPLYVIGLEPKSNRVVVGEDADLLRSVVALRDVTWSGVSERETPTRVMAKIRYNMEARPATLFSTPEPTIVFDEAVRAVTPGQIAVAYRGKTVAAGGTIV, encoded by the coding sequence ATGGCGAGCACGAAGCCGACCGTTTGCGTCGCGATGTCGGGGGGCGTCGACAGCTCAGTCGTGGCCCTGTTGCTGAAGCAGCGGGGCTATGACGTCGTCGGGGTCACGATGCAGATCTGGCAAGAGAGCCAGCGCGACCCCCGGCACGCGGGATGTTGTTCGCTGGGGGCCGTCGAGGACGCCAGGCGGGTCGCCCGGCTTCTGGGCATCCCCCATTACGTCGTCAACTTCCAGGACGCCTTCCGTGAGACGGTCATCGACGAGTTCATCCAGGAGTATGGCGAGGGCCGTACGCCTAACCCGTGCGTCACCTGCAACAAAAAGGTGAAGTTCGAGGCCCTGCTGAAGAAGGCCGCCGAGTTGGGCTGCGACAAGTTGGCGACGGGCCACTACGCCCGGGTCCGCCAGCGGGATGGACGGTGGAACCTGCTGGCCTCACGCGGCGGCAAGAAGGACCAGAGCTACGTCCTGTACGCGATGACCCAAGAGCAGCTCTCGCGGGTCTGGTTCCCGCTGGGCGAACTGGGTGACAAGGCCGAGACCCGTCGATTGGCCCGGGAGGCCGGCCTTGGGGTCGCCGACAAGCCGGACAGCCAGGAGATCTGCTTTGTCAGCGACGCAGGCGGCTACAAGGAGTTCCTGAAGAACACGCGGCCGGAGCTCTTCTCCGAGGGCGAGGTCGTGGACACGGCCGGCAACGTCTTGGCGCGGCATGACGGCGTGGTGGGGTTCACCGTCGGCCAACGGCGAGGCTTGGGCTTCGCCGCGGGCAAGCCGCTGTATGTCATCGGCCTTGAGCCGAAGTCAAACCGCGTCGTCGTCGGTGAGGACGCCGACTTGCTCCGGAGCGTCGTGGCCCTCCGCGACGTGACATGGAGCGGGGTCTCCGAGCGCGAGACGCCGACGCGGGTCATGGCCAAGATCCGCTACAACATGGAGGCCCGCCCGGCGACACTGTTTTCTACCCCAGAACCGACGATCGTCTTCGACGAGGCGGTGCGGGCGGTGACGCCCGGACAGATTGCCGTCGCCTACCGTGGCAAGACGGTCGCCGCAGGCGGCACAATCGTCTAA
- a CDS encoding YtxH domain-containing protein, whose protein sequence is MTQENDKNALVYLLAGFGLGALIGAVAGILFAPKAGTETRGELADKVKDLKGKTEEWIAEQRAKRHANGATEEVGA, encoded by the coding sequence ATGACGCAAGAAAACGACAAGAACGCATTGGTTTATTTGTTGGCCGGATTTGGACTCGGTGCCCTGATCGGTGCCGTCGCCGGCATCCTCTTCGCGCCTAAGGCGGGGACGGAGACTCGTGGTGAGCTTGCCGACAAGGTCAAGGACCTGAAGGGCAAGACCGAAGAGTGGATCGCCGAGCAGCGGGCCAAGCGGCACGCCAACGGTGCTACCGAAGAAGTCGGCGCCTAG
- a CDS encoding AI-2E family transporter — MSQWRIALWVAVVLAALGFLVAVRGILLPFALAGLIAMLLEPMVARMVGRNIPRPVAVSLITLGFFVVATGVLVATVPKVSNQLNDLRVSLQGITDRFAEETANDNHFLRWNPVVRAKPPGVMGYLDRGLERFRPLLEQFDLPTTRRGMFEQYLAPHRDDIAKSVQGFFNGFINMLGGAASQVFLLTFTPLFVFMLLADMENIRSRGRQWIPPSIRSSTVAMLDDIGAVFKNYVRGVLVNIIMFATAVTIVLSLVGTPYAFPLALLAGAFYLVPILGGWLAGITIFLVTGLSGTTHVWYGNYSSSWWLAAVTFVCLFVVTFSWDTFITPRVVGSAVDLHPLVSMFVVFSGGALFGLPGMMLAYPLAGAVRVTLARLMRVTNAPVDDLFKLPSVPLRHRGEPGV; from the coding sequence TTGAGTCAGTGGCGCATCGCCTTGTGGGTGGCCGTCGTTCTGGCGGCCCTCGGCTTTTTAGTGGCCGTCCGGGGCATCTTGTTGCCGTTCGCCCTGGCGGGGCTTATCGCCATGTTGCTGGAGCCCATGGTCGCCCGCATGGTGGGGCGGAACATCCCGCGTCCGGTGGCGGTCTCGCTCATCACCTTGGGCTTCTTCGTCGTCGCCACCGGTGTCCTCGTCGCCACCGTCCCCAAGGTGAGCAACCAACTCAACGACCTCCGGGTGTCTTTGCAGGGGATCACCGACCGCTTCGCCGAGGAGACCGCCAACGACAACCACTTCCTTCGTTGGAACCCGGTCGTGCGTGCCAAGCCACCCGGCGTCATGGGATATCTGGATCGAGGGTTGGAACGTTTCCGTCCGCTCCTCGAACAGTTTGACCTCCCCACGACCCGCCGGGGCATGTTCGAGCAGTACCTTGCCCCCCACCGTGACGACATCGCCAAGTCAGTGCAAGGGTTTTTCAACGGCTTCATCAACATGCTTGGCGGGGCGGCCTCCCAAGTCTTCCTCCTGACTTTCACCCCCCTCTTTGTCTTCATGTTGCTCGCGGACATGGAGAACATCCGGTCGCGCGGACGGCAATGGATCCCTCCGTCGATCCGGTCGAGCACGGTGGCCATGCTCGACGACATCGGCGCCGTCTTCAAGAACTACGTCCGCGGCGTCTTGGTGAACATCATCATGTTCGCCACCGCGGTGACCATCGTCTTGTCACTGGTCGGCACCCCGTACGCCTTTCCGCTGGCCCTGCTGGCCGGGGCGTTCTATCTGGTGCCGATCCTCGGCGGGTGGTTGGCGGGGATCACGATCTTCCTCGTCACCGGCCTGAGCGGGACGACCCATGTCTGGTACGGCAACTACAGCAGCAGTTGGTGGCTTGCCGCGGTGACGTTCGTCTGCCTCTTTGTCGTGACGTTTTCTTGGGACACGTTCATCACGCCACGGGTCGTGGGAAGCGCGGTGGACCTGCACCCGCTGGTCAGCATGTTCGTCGTCTTTTCGGGTGGCGCCTTATTCGGCCTGCCGGGGATGATGCTCGCCTACCCCCTCGCCGGAGCAGTCCGGGTGACCCTCGCCCGCCTCATGCGGGTGACCAACGCGCCGGTCGACGACCTCTTCAAGTTGCCCTCGGTCCCTTTGCGCCATCGGGGCGAACCGGGCGTTTGA